DNA from Pseudophryne corroboree isolate aPseCor3 chromosome 7, aPseCor3.hap2, whole genome shotgun sequence:
GGAGGGATGTGGGAGAGAGCAGGGTCTGAAGAAGACCCCAAGGGGTGCTAGGCTAGATACATGTTTGGACTCCCCTCCTCCCCATGCCATTTGTCACACAAAGACAAATAAAAATGAGTTACAGTCACCAAGGGAACTCAGCGTGTACTGGGCTCTAGGCTGGAGCCTAGGTTGCCTAATAGATGATCTGACTCTGCATGAGAGACGTATAAtacattacagatggagcctcactcatctagccttctctgctgcgcctaggtgcaccaaggcttattagcataagattttcatctattattctcagctgcaatacaatacagagagagcaatacagcaggggattaagtcattacagcaagggattaagtctgactgccctggctcaattaatcctattaaagcgatagatgagcagggctccatctgtatgttagcTTTCAATTTGTTGTGTTTTATAGGGCTGATGAAATAAATACCAAAGTGCCAGGAACATTCAACCAATTTATAAATGGGGATGTTAAAATATACAGTTGTGTTTATTTCCTTTCATAAATTAATCTGCAGCTGTGTTCTGCATACTTGCAGCATTATATAAAGTTGACACCTATAGTTGTTTACTCAAGATCATACGTTGGCTGCTTTTAATGCTATCTGCTATGCACTAAAAGTTCGAGAGATGTTGTCAAGCATAAAGTTTTAGCCAACATCCGGGAGGTAAGATGACTCTGCTATAAAGTTGGATCGGTGACAGTATATTTAGTAGTTGCAATCAGGTTTCATTAAATCTCTCCGAGAGGTGCGTTCTACAACTAGTAAAGGCAAAATCTCCTGTTTAAAACTTATTTTTAAAGCTACAGAATCGGTAACCCCAAACTGGCACTGTTTAATTCCCAACAAAGCAATAGAAAATCCAGGAATATAGGCATGAATTCCAGTACATCACAGAAGACCCTTACAGTATTGATGGGAAGGACATATGGAGTTAGAAGAGGGATGATACACAATCTTCCAGTTACTTTCATCTGTGTCCAAGTCTGGCCTTATTGCAGTTTGCAAAATGCTGTAAAACTTACTTTATTTAAAGATGGGTAATACATTGCGACAGCGTCAGCGGAGACGTTATAACAAAATTCTCCAAAGTTCTTCTGTGCATATTGAGGTGTATTGGAAATGCCAGCTGTACACGCGTCACCTGGGAATGGAAGGACATACCATGTTAGAAGAAAGCAGATTGACAGATTTCAGTCTTAGATAAGAACACCACAAAGGTCTCTCAAAATGTGCCCATTCCGGCCAAATGGTGGCAAAAACTAGCATTGAGTGCTGCTGGGACTCTTGCCTTTACAGATGGGGATGGGCACAGACAGATGGGCAGGAATTTCCTTTATTACAACTGATACTGTGCTGTTATTGCAAATAGTCCTCATTCTATGATTTCGGGAATGTATATAGTATTAGTTATACCCATTGCTAGCTTGTCTGGGGATACGGTTGCTGGCTAATGAGTTGCTACCTCTGCATTCCTCCCTAAAATGCCAGTAAGAAATATAGGGGATGCTACCTTGAAATTAACAACCACAAGGGGTGCTATTATTACGGATGTTGGGCTCTGGAAAGGTGTTTCCGCTGGCCGCTCTTGCGCTTCGATCTGGAGAGATCTCGCAAAGCCTCAGGTCCCCACAGGTGAGAAGAGGATGAGCTTGAGATGGTGTTACCCAGTGGCGATAGAAATGCTTACTAAATTGCGGTAAACCTCTGTCCCCATAGACCTGAGGGCACTGGAAAAATCTCTGAACTGTTTATAAATTGAGAAAAGTTGAGAAAAGCCCTTTCTCTGGTGAAAACACTGGATACAGGGCTTTCACAACATAATAAAGAGACTCTTTTAATTTATCAAAAGCAGGGCACTCTTGACCCTATGGGACGAATGTAAAGCcgtccgagttggccagaggtgggGGTTCCCCGCCGAACATTGGAAATGACTGCCGCTTAAAAAAAATGTCCAGGTTTGGCTGGGAACCCACACCTCCGCCCAACTTGGACTTCATTCCATCCGGCCATATGTATCAAGCACCTCCTTTGTCTACTTTGAATGTACCTGTGATGTTTTAatatttaagggggacatttactaagaagtgagccagtctagaagttgcccatggcaaccaatcagcactgaagtaacatctataatttgcatactataaaattatacagagctgctgattggttgatggagcagcttctccactggctcacatctccgctcttatcacttcttagtacatgtccctctaagtGTATTTGTATGACTTTTATGTTTAATTTGTACAGTACTTTTGGATCTTGTGCTTGTACATTTGCTCCTACTAATTGCTGTTTAAATTGTGCTTGTGTGATTTGTGTGCTGTGTGTTGAGGATTTTGCAGACGGAATACAAATAGATGATGATGATATTTTTGTTGATCAGACAAAATACAAGGGAATATCTAATATAAACATTTCACTTTGAGCAAATCAATATGCTTCTGTGGGGTGATCCTAAAGTCTACCCAGCGCCAGCCCAACCATTATGCAGGGTAGGTGTCTGAGTAGAAACCCACAGTGAGGAGGGATCCTCTGTAGGGATGAGTCACAGTGCCGGACTGAGGAGCGACATTGGTAGGGGTAAGGATTTGTTGCCGGGCCGTGAGGTGCAGCTCACAGGGCGCCAATGCAGAGACAAAAGCAGCATTTTGAAGGTGGCACCGTCTGTGAGCCTATCGCAGCTAGTGGCCAATTACGCAGAGTGATTGTAAGCTTTGGTTTCTGCAGTTTGTCATATAGGGGTCAAATCATAGTTCTCATTGATGATAATTATGGGAACTCTGATCATCAATGAGAACCGATAGTTAGCCTTTTGCAGGAGATTTCACAGCAATCTTAGTACATAGCGGTGGtacataaaattatgcagaaactatagtTGCTGAATCATTTTATGAAAAACCACCTTTATGTATAGGCCCCATAGTGCTTTAATATCTGTGATTGATATAGTTTATTACACTGAGGGGCACTAAAATGTATATTTGCTTACCATAAACATTAGTTTCGGGCTGGTCCTGAGTCTACCAGTGTTTGCCTTTCATAACAAGTCATGTGACATAATTTGCTCAATTATCAGGTTGTATTTTAAGAATGACATTATGCATATATTTATGTCTCATATATGTCACATATGTCTTATAAAGTAAGTTTGGGAACAATTCCTTTAGCAATTGTAAATATGTTCTCATCGAAAACAACACAGGTTATATTATATAATGTTAGTTTGCACAGTACAGTACATCAATTCAACAGAATGAAATTTTTTTTACCGTCTGAGTTGTATTGGTAAGTTAAGAATGCGTTCTCAAATGCTGCTACAGCAGTTTGCTTCTGGACTGAGAGACTCTGGAAAATATTATTCAAGGCGAGGACACTGCAAGATAAGAGGTGACATTTTAGTTATTGCCTACACACAGTGGAGCAGTCTTTAGCTTTGGTACTTAAAAACACCTCAAGAGTTCCAAATGGATTGATGGGCTGCTTAAGCTAAGCATTGGTTCAGCCAATAAAATGGTTGCTTACATTGTGAGTACTGCAGATGGTAGCAGCTACAGTAAATACCTCAGGAAATTATGACCTTTGCTGGTTGTCCTTTAGCCCTTACAGGGATTTGTTGGTCTATACGTcagtaatatatacatatatatacatattcaaTGCTTATGCCTACCAATAGCCCAGATTTTTGGTGTGACTACCCCACCGACTCGGTTACAGGTGTAGTCGGGAGGATTGGTCATGGTTTGAATGAAGGATGGCCGGGACTTATTTTTCCCATTGCTTTTTCAAATGCTGGAAGGTCAGTATAGAgagaattgtatctttattgtaataTTCTAAATACAAAGCCAATAATAATAAAGTATAGCCGTGTTCCTTGTTCAGTCAGAATTGTTCAGGGAATCATAGAAATACCATTAGTGTTTCCAGAAAGGTTGGAGGACACATTGGTTTTGGGCCGAACGGTTCGGTAAAATGCTGACCCCATGGCTACTTAAAAAGGCAGTAAAATAAAAAGTAAGGTAGAGATACAGCACATTTTTCCAAAACTAAAGAATTAATTGGGCAAAAGGTTCCAGTGCCCAATCTGAACAGATTATGCACAGAGTTTGCATATTAATGAGCTCTCTTGCTATAACGAAGTGGTCAATGATGAGATAATGATATTTCTTTTACGACTGACTTTAAAAAACAATGGGGGAGAGTTAAAAAAACAATGattgagagaaataaagtaccagccaattagcttctgtcatttaACAGTCTGTGTTTgagaaataacaggagctgattggttggtgcagtaCTTTTCCTGCTCCACTGTCTCTCTAATGttttatacatctcccccaatgtcaCATGACTCTCCATTAAAGTTTTCAATATTTGTCTAGAAACCATTAAAATACTTTACAAAGTAGACTTTAAGTAACTAGCTTGAACATGGTGGAACCTGTTTGACCTTGCTTAATTTACATTTGTAGTTTTAGTCTAAGAATTTATGGCACCTTTGAAGCAATCTGCAGCATCTCTAATAGTGATTAGATTGGTACCTGTCTATATTATGATGCAGTGGGGTGCACTCTTTTGGGTGAGGCTCCAACTGGGCCCTTAAATTTGTTTTTAAGACATTTGTGGAGCTAGAACAATAGTACATTGACAAATGGTCACGTAGAACAATGGTGCACAGTCACTTAGTGACCCAGAACAATGGACATATGGAGTCCTAAGACAATGGTAAATTGATATTTGGGGTCCGAAAACAATGGTGCACTGTCACTTGGTGACCAAGAACAATGGATATTTGGAGTCCTAGGACTATAGTACACTGACATTTGGAGTCCTAGGACAATGGTACACTATAACTTGGGGACCCAAAACAATGATACTCTGATAAATGGGATCTTAGAACAATGATACAGTGACATTTTGGGTCTTCGAACAAGAATACATTGACATTTGGGTCCCAGAACAATACTACACTTACATATGGAGTCCCAGTATAATAGTATACTGACACTTGGAGTGGGGTCCTTAAAGTTTGCTACATTGACATTTTGGGTACAGTATCACTTGCAGACTCAGAACCACAGCAAACTGATATGTGCTAAGAAAATATATTTTATAATAGATGTAAAGGTTTTATTCTGTCCTATGGCTGCATATTAGATTTTACAGACTGAATTATCTCCTGGATCTAGAATctgctcagggccgtctttttatatgggctcaatgggcagttgcccaagggccccaggagtataagggccctaggctgatagctgagggtccacttTTTTCACAGTTTTGAAAATCGGTACTGGGGAATCtgggatatccgacttcaaagcagtggtccctatccaagcctTTCAGTTGCTCTTCCCaggcagatatctcaggttctgtctgacatttTCTGAGCATATACTCCAAAACCTGGTACtcttccctttcggtggacactagcagcttgtctctactatgcctagaagtagagatatcagccttccagcagctggtccctgctccagctccacacacctggtatgcagttttatattttcgtcggtggattgctatggctcctgaactctgatccccaagtctccagtacGTTCCaaaaggtgggattctctagttttgtatcccattGATAGCTAAGAAATATATCTGCCCTTAAGCaaactgccctcccactggaaaatgatgaatattaagcccactccactatccacccctcccctgcatattaaacaccccttaccaccctggaagtcatgtaccaaggccccttcattcatcccaatgcctctaTCTACAGTTTAGTGtccccccatctcccaccatctgtgcagtaaaggagtaattatcagaaatttctgctccaggtcctacatgctgagatgaagatagaacaccccctactactgcccacgggacatcaaagctgccgctgatagcaccccccacccctaccgctggaggatggatagggactccagtgtattgctttgcccaggggcctacactgctgttaagacggccctgaatcTGCTGCTGGAGTTTCAAGCTTCATTTGTTGAGACTCTAGGATCTATAACATTCTCTAATTCTCTGACATTCACTAATTGTGAAATTAGTTTACTCACATTATCTGATACCGTGAGCATGAAATGTCCTTTGGTATGTAATCCAAGATGGTAGAATTGATGCTGGGAAGGAGGAAGTCAATTCCTGTTATCCAGGACTGGAATTGTGTATCCGATAAGGCAGTGAATTGTTGGAACACAATTTGTGCAATGCTCAGTAACAAGCTCTCCTTCACTTTTGGTGACAACAAACTTGGATTCtaaaaaaaagatataaaaatTATAGTGTCAGAATGAGATTTATTGAAGAAAAagtcacatactgtatgtgtagacCATCTTGGGAGTTCCTGAGAATTGTTATGTAAAAGTAAAGCAATTTATATGAAGTAATGGAGAGTCAAGACCCGTACATCAAATACTCCTCTAATTAGAAGTTGCTTCATCAAATAACgcatttctttttatatatatatatatatatatatatatatatataatcttaatCTTGTTAGTGTTTTATATTCTGACCTGTAATACACTGAGTCTCAGTGTGGATACGTAGCTGGAAAAACCATTTATGTCTCCGCTATAGCTGAACACCAGCGTGGTGACTGCTGTGGCATTAGAGACAATGTTAGAGCTTGTAGATGCACTGGCCAGCTGGGAACCGGTCAACAAGTTGGAAATTTCCGTCTAGAAAATAAACATTTAGGAGACATTAAATTTATTACAAATATCAGAAACAGTACAGCTATTGATCTGAACTATTGGTTGCACATTATTAATATTTCTTGTTATTAAATACTGTATAAACAGACAGTGGCATCAATATGAGGGTGCAGGTGGCTACTGGGTGTCACCCTCGGAGGGTGCTGGTTCCTCCACAGTGACATCCTCCCGCAGCACTTGGCTCCTATTACAGAGGAGGACCTGACAGTATTAGTCTCTGGGGCAATTCTAGCATCTCCGGGAATGCTAGGCAGTGGGCATGCCCCCCTGAGTGATGTAATCGGGAGTCCCATGATACCATGCCCCTTTatgttaggccacacccctttatgttaggccacgccccaggagggatatactgtagattgtgcaccgggtgtcaccagacccggtgacgcctctCTATAGAGAGAACCACTTTCCCAGTGACTCATATTTTATATGTGTGTATTCCTCTTTGGATATCTTTCATTTTACACACACCTTactgcaatttaaaaaaaacacactggCCCTGATTTAATGATAGCCGCGTGTGCGCCTGGGGCTGCCTCTTTTGCTAATGCAGCATCCAATTTTTAAACAACTGAGACAACCACTTGCAGCATTCTAAACCAGTACATTTCCATCAATTTGTGCATTTAGACGCAATCCCTAAGATGCTCAATTTTCATCACCTGTGCATGTTGTAACAGCACTGGTCCATCATCGACATTGTCAACAGTTAATCACTGGCACACCATCGCATGCACCACTGACACTTGCACCACTCTGTGGAAGTGGCTGTGTGTCTGAAAATGCAGCCTGCTATCACTGACATGCTCACGACACATAATTCGCACAGGAGACAGTTTTTTTTTTGTTGATTTGAGGCCATCGCCCATGTCACCAACCACTGCTTTACCATTCGATTTCTGATACCACTGATCCAGTACGCAATAGTACCTTTCCGTGTACACTCAAGTAACGCGTGTACTGCGCGTGTTCCCTGAATACTTTGCATctgcagtagcaaataatcactcTAATACGTGAATGCTAATCCTGATTCAGGTCCCACTGTTCTTGCTGCCCATGTTGCAAGGCACCGATGTTCGGTACTTTACGCATGTGTATGACACATACTGCACAGGTCCTGCATAGTCGGAAGCAGAACGGCTGCACATATCAAATGATTAACAGTCTGCAGCCACTTGGGCGCTGAGAAGGGATGGTGATGACAGGCATTTCCCCTGAACAGAAGTGTGTCACCTTGGTTTTATTGGAGCATCGAGGCCAAAGTCTCTGTCAtcagatggagatttcctggcctctttgtaggaGCTGTGGCGGCTGGCTTGCATGACCCCATGGGTGACAAGTGAAGTTGTAATTAATGAGGGTGGGCGTCCAAAAGGTTAGCAGCAAGTCATGTAGGGACACTTTTAATCCCATCTGGATCTCAAGTCCATATATAGTCACTCAAAGGAAATGGACTTTTCAAAAACAAAAAGTGGGCAATCATTCACATTTAGGTACAACAGAATATTTACTGCAGTGAGCAAATGAGATTTTCTTACTGCTTACAACCGATAATGTTGCTTCTTTATATCCTCCCAAAACTGTATTGTTGTGGAAATATTTTACACATTTCTTAATGAGCTTCAGCACCTCTCCTGCCATATGACTCTCATGTCACTGATTGCTTGGCACTCTTTCTAATTGCCCAATGATTCTCAATCATTTCCACATCAGAGAAGGTTGTAACACAGATATAAAAGATATCAACACAACTCACCACTTTGATAGTTGGGTAAAGCAAGACAATGTCACTCCATGATGCGTAAGTAATGTACACACCAAAATATTGAAGTACCCATCCTCTAGAGCCCAGTCCGCCACCGGTGCAGGAAGAACCTAGACATAAATGTTATATTTTACACATAATGTTTGTCAAGAATTGTATTCTGCATATAAATCTACCAATCAAATACACACAAGAGCTATCATTTCATATAACTATAATGGAGTCTTGGGCGCCTGAAGGAAATGCCCTCCTCCCTGGCAATCCTTGTCTATTTCTGATCAGAGCTACCACTAGGAGAAGGACTGGCAGCTGCAAAATCACAGGAATCGCGCTCACAACAGGAGGGCGGCATCAGAAAATGATAGTCCAAAACCGCAGTTGGTTGGAGTACACACTGATCGCTTAAACGCATTTCAGACATGTATAGGTCCTTCttcaggtgtttcctccctccaggactgccagaccgggctgcgataagCAAAGCCATAGAAGCAGTCCATAGAAGTCTGTGGTTTGCACATGCCCAGTCGCACCACAGTGTCTGTGCTAGTTCCGGCACCGgccagatccattgtgcaggtgccggGACCCGAGGCAGGCTGTCTCCCCTCCTCTCCGGGCATGGGTGTAGCGGCACCCCCGCTACTAAAAGTAAGTAGGAGATGCCACTACTTGCTAGATACCTAAAGACTATTTGACAATTATCATTCTGAATCCAGACAACTGATCACTTATTAATGTGTATGTAGTAGAACTCTTGCTTTTGGAGGCAGCCTCTTGTACACAGACACTTGATGTTGTAATTACCGAACATTAACCATGAGGTAAGAGAAATGATACAATATAATCTAGACACCCacgtcactgtgactgtgtcacTTAGAAATATCTTCATATGGTACATATAGGGATATCCACCTTCGTTTTATGGACATATAAATTACCTACATTATCTTATTACTTTCATTATTATTTGAATATTGCCcttttatatacatattttttttcttactgtgttttttgtttatattCATGTGCCTGTCTTTGAAAATAGGACAAAAATAAATGGGATTTTTACATTTTATACTTTGTGTAATGCAGTGATTACATAGAATCAATTGACCTTTATTAGCTAATGGTAGGAACTTTTATACCTGTGTCTATTCAGGGACAGAACTCTTTTCTCTTTAGTTTGCAATTCCTTTTTCAGAAGCATCTGAAGAAAGACCTACAGTATATAGGCCTTCTGGCGGCCCCCTGTGGTGCGCGTGATTCCCAGGATTGTGCAGCTGCCGGTCCTTATTTCCATCCAAGAGGACTCTGGGTAGGCAAGCCTGTATCCCATCACAGCCAGACTGGGGAGTTTTGTATATGTGTCCATTGGCGGCTGCAGAGGTGggcctgcagcacagtccaaacttcaaataggggagtcacgccatctgccagtgagtcccagccagcgttgtttggcagcatttggagtggcagttggtgtggttcccttatttcaattttggactgtgctgcagcactACCTCTGGCATCACCACTGCTTTGTATTAACCATTGTGAAATTGTGAGTGCATTTGTGTTATTGAATAACCTGTTTTCTGCACTATCACTTTGTTGGCTGTATTCTCCTTATCCCTGTGCTTTGAGCTATGGGGGATAGGGGAGCCATTCATCTCTTTCAGACTAATTCAAAGACAGGAGAAGAAAGTGGAGCTGCACTATAGATATCCGGTGTGGATCTCAGTGAGGAACATTTTGTTATTTGAAAATTGAAACACAAAGAAGATTACTCTAGTTGGAACATTACTAAATGCAAAACTATTTATTGAGCATTTCCACCTTACCTGTGCTTGATAGTTGATTATTTAGGACTGATTTTATAAAGCTGTATACGTCACTGGGATTCTCAGGATTTGCAGCCGCTGTTAAACCCCCCACACTGTTAAACACAGAAGCGATGTTAACGGTGAATCTGCTAACATgtgtacatggaacaaccaccacttAAAGACATTTGTGAGATCTGTAATATTGTTATGATACCAGAAGACGCTTTATACTGAATTAAAACGTTTATCTTACATAGCAGATAGGGAGTCACAGCTTATGTCGACTGGTAAGAAGCCCAGAGCTTTAGCATTGACTGAATTAACAAAAAATGTCAATCTTCCTTGAAACCAGCTGATGTAATCATTAACGGTGAATGATGAGAAGGCGGATGAGAGCTTGCAGAAGATTTCTCCCAAAAATAGGCTTTTAACCTGTGCATTGGTTATTCCCGTGATGCCATTCTGGAACAG
Protein-coding regions in this window:
- the LOC134944244 gene encoding uncharacterized protein LOC134944244, yielding MQASRHSSYKEARKSPSDDRDFGLDAPIKPRCKVFREHAQYTRYLSVHGKTEISNLLTGSQLASASTSSNIVSNATAVTTLVFSYSGDINGFSSYVSTLRLSVLQNPSLLSPKVKESLLLSIAQIVFQQFTALSDTQFQSWITGIDFLLPSINSTILDYIPKDISCSRYQIIVLALNNIFQSLSVQKQTAVAAFENAFLTYQYNSDGDACTAGISNTPQYAQKNFGEFCYNVSADAVAMYYPSLNKVSFTAFCKLQ